One genomic region from Bactrocera tryoni isolate S06 chromosome 3, CSIRO_BtryS06_freeze2, whole genome shotgun sequence encodes:
- the LOC120771317 gene encoding uncharacterized protein LOC120771317, translated as MGCSTSTPAVSEANSKRTLSANKVCDNATDSKLKMGDQENSGEKDTYPASEAYIIPLSDDTETKVYAAGAPEAEDLLAATVKKQPPKRIQELMEQAAENETATLNLQDLEEKLEKAEERRKEYLQQKITTIQKTTQLLTRSGSKELLDKLEATQIFDGKAAEKDNPDDKEAVKK; from the exons ATGGGCTGCTCAACTTCTACGCCAGCCGTCAGCGAAGCAAACAGCAAAAGAACCTTGTCGGCTAACAAAGTGTGTGACAACGCCACGGAttcgaaattgaaaatgggtgatCAAGAAAATAGTGGTGAAAAGGATACATATC CCGCTTCGGAAGCCTACATAATACCGTTAAGCGATGACACTGAGACGAAAGTTTACGCTGCAGGTGCTCCGGAAGCAGAGGACCTACTCGCTGCTACAGTGAAAAAGCAACCACCAAAACGCATACAAGAATTGATGGAACAAGCGGCCGAAAATGAGACGGCCACGCTAAATCTACAAGATTTGGAGGAGAAACTCGAAAAAGCGGAAGAGCGACGCAAGgaatatttgcaacaaaaaattacaacaatacaAAAGACAACACAATTGCTGACACGTAGCGGCAGCAAGGAACTCTTAGATAAACTAGAGGCAACACAAATTTTTGATGGCAAGGCAGCAGAGAAAGACAATCCAGATGACAAAGAGGCGGTgaagaagtaa
- the LOC120771602 gene encoding muscarinic acetylcholine receptor DM1: MGPLFFARLAMPAHGPPSILEPLAPSFRTTTTSTTTTTTTTTTTTTTLAPSVFTAMLDNVTTVIILDNEIAQNQTNATGIYGPKGPSYSISSMVFMGLIAAILSMLTVVGNFMVMISFKIDKQLQTISNYFLFSLAIADFAIGLISMPLFAVTTILGYWPLGPHICDTWLALDYLASNASVLNLLIISFDRYFSVTRPLTYRAKRTTNRAAVMIGAAWGVSLLLWPPWIYSWPYIEGQRTVPQYECYIQFIETNQYITFGTALAAFYFPVTIMCVLYYRIWRETKKRQKDLPNLQAGKKDSSKRSNSSDENTAVNHTGMLPFGNAGDGHDWRRPRSESSADAESVYMTNVVIDTGYHGLHSRRSSIKSTNTIKKSYSCFGGIKEWCIAWWHSGREDSDDFPYELEEPSDYGCTSVSVVRDNYSLGGSACGVRPPSILLPDVSPTPLRPPLTPLSQLQEISSASGARDSRSLPGNNRISSRSVSQDSVYTILIRLPSDGASANNGPEAPSIKMIHEDVSLPIISAAPPPRRPLSSRDSEYSLPLGRRMSHVSHDVRIPLNAKVIPRQLVKHVHATSRVVAKKKKKSQEKRQESKAAKTLSAILLSFIITWTPYNILVLIKPLTTCSDCIPNELWQFFYALCYINSTINPVCYALCNASFRKTYIRILTCKWHTRNREGMTRGVYN, translated from the exons atgGGCCCACTATTTTTTGCACGTCTGGCAATGCCGGCGCACGGGCCGCCCAGCATACTGGAACCGCTGGCACCGTCATTCCGCACAACGACAACATCGACGACGAcgaccacaacaacaactacgacaaccacaacaacattaGCGCCATCAGTATTCACCGCTATGTTGGACAATGTGACCACAGTGATTATCTTAGATAATGAAATAGCACAAAATCAAACAAACGCCACCGGCATCTACGGCCCAAAGGGACCCAGCTACTCCATCTCATCAATGGTGTTCATGGGCTTAATTGCCGCCATACTCAGCATGCTGACGGTGGTGGGCAATTTTATGGTTATGATCTCATTCAAAATCGACAAACAACTACAAACAATCAGTAATTACTTTCTCTTCTCATTGGCCATTGCCGATTTCGCCATCGGCCTCATATCGATGCCACTGTTTGCGGTCACCACCATACTCGGCTATTGGCCATTGGGTCCACATATTTGCGATACATGGCTCGCACTGGATTATCTCGCGTCGAATGCATCCGTGCTGAAtttgttgatcatcagtttTGATCGTTATTTTAGCGTTACACGACCACTGACATATCGCGCTAAACGTACCACCAATCGGGCAGCGGTCATGATTGGCGCTGCCTGGGGCGTTAGTCTGCTGTTGTGGCCGCCGTGGATTTACAGTTGGCCATATATTGAGGGGCAACGCACGGTGCCGCAATACGAGTGCTATATACAGTTTATCGAGACCAATCAGTACATCACGTTTGGCACAGCGTTGGCGGCGTTTTATTTTCCGGTAACGATTATGTGCGTGCTATACTATCGCATTTGGCGTGAGACGAAGAAGCGACAGAAGGACTTGCCCAATTTGCAGGCGGGCAAGAAGGACTCGTCAAAGCGCTCGAACTCAAG TGACGAGAATACCGCTGTCAATCACACGGGCATGTTGCCCTTTGGGAATGCTGGTGATGGCCATGATTGGCGGCGACCGCGCTCCGAATCCTCTGCCGATGCTGAGAGTGTTTATATGACCAATGTGGTCATTGATACCGGTTATCATGGTCTACATTCACGCAGATCAAGT ATCAAAAGCACCAACACGATCAAAAAATCATATTCTTGCTTTGGTGGCATTAAGGAATGGTGTATTGCGTGGTGGCATTCCGGACGGGAAGATTCCGATGATTTCCCTTATGAGTTAGAGGAACCTTCGGATTATGg CTGCACATCCGTAAGCGTGGTACGCGACAACTATTCACTAGGCGGCAGCGCCTGCGGCGTACGTCCGCCAAGCATACTCCTACCCGATGTCTCACCCACACCACTACGCCCGCCCCTGACACCACTGTCGCAACTGCAAGAGATCTCCTCTGCATCGGGTGCACGCGATTCACGCTCCTTACCCGGCAATAATCGCATCAGTTCACGTTCGGTAAGTCAAGATTCCGTTTATACAATACTAATACGGCTACCCTCGGATGGGGCTAGCGCCAATAATGGCCCAGAAGCGCCATCTATCAAAATGATACACGAAGACGTATCGCTACCGATCATAAGCGCAGCACCGCCACCACGACGACCACTCTCATCACGTGATTCCGAATATAGTTTACCGTTGGGCCGACGCATGTCGCACGTCTCACACGATGTACGCATACCGCTCAATGCGAAGGTAATACCTAGACAATTGGTCAAACATGTGCATGCCACATCGCGCGTCGTcgccaagaagaagaagaagtcgcaAGAGAAGCGTCAAGAATCGAAAGCGGCCAAAACGCTATCGGCCATACTCTTGAGTTTCATCATCACCTGGACGCCATACAATATACTGGTGCTAATCAAACCGCTGACCACATGCTCCGATTGCATACCGAATGAATTGTGGCAATTCTTCTATGCGCTCTGCTACATCAACTCGACCATAAATCCGGTTTGCTATGCGCTGTGCAATGCATCCTTCCGCAAGACCTATATACGCATACTCACCTGCAAGTGGCACACACGCAATAGGGAGGGTATGACGCGTGGCGTGTACAACTGA